A section of the Roseivirga sp. BDSF3-8 genome encodes:
- a CDS encoding isocitrate/isopropylmalate dehydrogenase family protein — MKKVTLIEGDGIGPEITASIKTIFKEAGVPVEWEEENAGQTALNEKGELIPASLVESIERNKVALKGPITTPVGHGFKSVNVQLRQMFDLYQNVRPCSTTPGLDSKFDNVNLVLFRENTEGLYSGLEFYDERLEISDSIARITRKGCERIVRAAFQYARDNKRSKVTVVHKANILKNAGRLFLEAGKKVSGEFPDIALDDKIIDNMCMQMVLRPEQFEVVVATNLFGDILSDLGAGLVGGLGVVSGANIGDDIAIFEAVHGTAPDIAGKNLANPTALLRSAIMMLDYLGERDHATKINNALMETLKNPNLRTGDLGGSASTKEFTQNIIKNFA; from the coding sequence ATGAAGAAGGTTACCCTGATAGAAGGAGACGGTATAGGACCAGAAATAACCGCCTCAATAAAAACGATATTCAAAGAAGCAGGTGTGCCCGTTGAATGGGAAGAGGAGAATGCCGGCCAGACTGCGCTGAATGAAAAAGGCGAGCTCATCCCTGCCTCACTCGTTGAGAGCATCGAGCGCAATAAGGTTGCACTCAAAGGGCCGATTACCACCCCCGTAGGCCATGGTTTTAAGAGCGTAAATGTGCAGCTGAGGCAGATGTTTGACCTGTACCAAAACGTAAGGCCTTGTTCTACTACTCCCGGACTGGACAGCAAGTTCGACAATGTGAACCTGGTTCTTTTCCGTGAAAATACGGAAGGACTATATAGTGGCTTAGAGTTTTACGATGAAAGACTGGAGATAAGCGACAGTATAGCCCGTATTACCCGTAAAGGATGTGAGCGCATTGTACGTGCGGCCTTCCAGTACGCCCGTGATAATAAGCGTAGCAAGGTAACTGTGGTCCACAAGGCCAACATTCTGAAAAATGCGGGTCGTCTGTTCCTGGAGGCAGGCAAAAAAGTAAGTGGAGAGTTTCCTGACATCGCACTGGATGACAAGATCATCGACAATATGTGTATGCAGATGGTGCTTCGCCCAGAGCAATTTGAAGTAGTGGTAGCTACTAACCTATTCGGCGATATTCTGAGCGATCTTGGTGCCGGCCTGGTCGGTGGACTGGGTGTGGTATCGGGAGCGAACATCGGCGATGATATTGCTATATTTGAAGCCGTTCACGGAACTGCCCCTGACATAGCGGGTAAAAACCTCGCTAACCCTACTGCTCTTTTAAGATCTGCTATCATGATGCTGGATTACCTTGGAGAGAGGGATCATGCCACGAAAATCAATAATGCACTTATGGAAACTTTAAAAAATCCTAACCTGCGTACCGGAGATTTAGGCGGAAGTGCATCCACTAAAGAATTTACCCAAAATATCATTAAAAATTTCGCGTAA
- a CDS encoding DUF1573 domain-containing protein has product MRKNLLRILAVSMPVIILTSCADAELEKRVADLEERVAKVENGGMTATNEMPPVQQVSNMEKEKPEGPLPEIKFAEESHDFGTINEGDVVEHTFSFTNTGEKPLVISNAAASCGCTVPSWPKDPIAPGETGEITARFNSTGKPNQQSKTITITANTYPEKNVLRIKANVLPKTNGPVSQ; this is encoded by the coding sequence ATGAGAAAAAATCTTCTTAGAATTCTAGCTGTATCGATGCCCGTAATCATACTGACCAGCTGTGCGGACGCCGAACTTGAAAAGAGGGTTGCCGACCTGGAAGAGCGGGTAGCGAAAGTAGAAAACGGTGGAATGACAGCCACAAACGAAATGCCACCTGTGCAACAGGTAAGCAATATGGAAAAGGAGAAGCCTGAAGGCCCTCTTCCTGAAATCAAGTTTGCTGAAGAAAGCCATGACTTTGGTACTATTAACGAAGGCGACGTTGTGGAGCATACGTTTAGTTTTACTAATACTGGTGAAAAGCCCCTGGTAATCAGTAATGCGGCTGCATCTTGCGGTTGTACGGTGCCTTCATGGCCTAAAGACCCTATCGCCCCTGGTGAGACTGGCGAGATAACTGCTCGTTTCAACAGTACCGGTAAGCCTAACCAGCAGTCTAAAACTATTACCATTACTGCGAATACATATCCTGAAAAGAATGTGCTTCGTATTAAGGCGAATGTACTGCCTAAAACTAATGGCCCTGTTAGCCAGTAA
- the yajC gene encoding preprotein translocase subunit YajC: MFLQAAGGDAMQTLFLLGGMAIIFYFFMIRPQQKKQKDQRTFVDQIKKGDSVVTIGGIHGKVFSVDNETITIEVDRGYKMTIEKTAVSFENSRKASEKPVKKEKD, encoded by the coding sequence ATGTTTTTACAGGCAGCAGGCGGTGACGCCATGCAGACGTTGTTCCTTCTTGGTGGTATGGCGATCATATTTTACTTCTTTATGATCCGCCCACAGCAGAAGAAACAAAAAGATCAAAGGACTTTTGTAGACCAGATAAAAAAAGGTGATAGTGTAGTTACTATTGGTGGTATCCATGGTAAGGTATTCTCAGTAGACAATGAGACTATTACTATTGAAGTGGATCGTGGTTACAAAATGACTATTGAGAAAACGGCGGTTTCTTTTGAGAACAGCCGTAAAGCTTCTGAAAAGCCCGTAAAAAAAGAAAAGGACTAG
- the coaE gene encoding dephospho-CoA kinase (Dephospho-CoA kinase (CoaE) performs the final step in coenzyme A biosynthesis.), with translation MTSNKGPLKVGLTGGIGAGKSVVAKVFAVLGVPVYEADDRAKYLLTHDTVLKQSVTDAFGKDAYLENGEPNRPYLAEKVFGDEERLAVLNGLVHPRIGEDFAEWHMANEGAPYVLKVAALLFESGSYHQLDKIITVSASEKERVERTLMRDQHRSQAQIRSIIERQMPAQEKELQSNFVIKNDKGDAVIPQVLDLHKKLLTLSEKR, from the coding sequence ATGACGAGCAATAAGGGTCCGTTAAAAGTAGGCCTCACAGGGGGTATAGGCGCGGGTAAGTCCGTAGTGGCAAAGGTATTTGCCGTATTGGGAGTACCAGTATATGAGGCAGATGACAGGGCAAAGTACCTGCTGACTCATGACACTGTACTAAAGCAGTCTGTAACAGACGCCTTTGGAAAGGACGCCTACCTTGAAAACGGGGAGCCTAACAGGCCTTATCTTGCCGAAAAGGTATTTGGTGATGAGGAGCGGCTGGCTGTTCTGAACGGACTGGTACATCCCAGGATAGGTGAGGATTTTGCCGAATGGCATATGGCTAATGAAGGCGCTCCTTATGTATTAAAAGTAGCTGCCCTGCTTTTTGAAAGCGGCTCTTACCACCAACTGGATAAGATTATTACCGTGAGTGCCAGTGAAAAGGAGCGGGTGGAACGTACCCTCATGCGTGACCAGCACCGCAGCCAGGCACAGATAAGAAGCATTATTGAAAGGCAGATGCCGGCCCAAGAGAAGGAGCTTCAGTCAAACTTTGTCATTAAAAATGACAAGGGGGATGCAGTGATCCCCCAGGTATTAGACTTACATAAAAAGCTGCTTACTCTTTCGGAAAAGAGGTAG
- a CDS encoding SDR family oxidoreductase has translation MNLKQAKVLLTGGSLGIGKATAKMLVDAGAKVVITGRNEDRLKEAAEETGAQYVVADVSQPEEVKHTYQQTTQLMGGLDVLINNAGIGGGFSPLSEVTADDFLSVYSVNVMGVAMMSQLAAEIFKKQGHGSIINIGSTAGTKGFERGTVYASSKFALRGMTQCWQAELRKHNIRVMLINPSEVTTAFGNKDREERDEEANKLRSREIAHAITSALQMDDRGFIPELAVWATNPWK, from the coding sequence ATGAATCTTAAACAAGCTAAAGTATTATTGACAGGAGGAAGCCTTGGTATTGGAAAAGCCACAGCTAAAATGCTTGTGGATGCCGGTGCTAAAGTAGTTATTACCGGCCGAAATGAAGATCGTCTGAAAGAAGCTGCTGAGGAGACCGGCGCCCAATACGTCGTGGCCGATGTGTCGCAGCCTGAAGAGGTAAAGCATACATACCAACAAACTACCCAGCTCATGGGGGGGCTGGATGTGCTGATAAACAATGCTGGTATTGGAGGAGGCTTTTCTCCGCTTTCTGAAGTAACAGCCGATGATTTTTTAAGCGTTTATTCTGTAAACGTTATGGGAGTTGCTATGATGAGTCAGCTAGCGGCAGAGATCTTCAAAAAGCAGGGGCACGGAAGCATCATTAATATTGGCTCCACCGCTGGCACGAAAGGCTTTGAAAGAGGTACGGTGTACGCCAGCAGCAAGTTTGCACTCAGGGGGATGACCCAATGCTGGCAGGCAGAGCTGCGTAAGCACAATATTCGTGTTATGCTGATAAACCCCAGCGAGGTAACAACCGCTTTTGGAAACAAAGACAGAGAGGAGCGTGACGAGGAAGCCAATAAGCTAAGGAGTCGTGAGATTGCCCACGCAATTACATCAGCCCTTCAAATGGACGATCGGGGATTTATTCCTGAGCTGGCCGTCTGGGCCACTAATCCGTGGAAGTAA
- a CDS encoding M14 family metallopeptidase yields the protein MLKKNLIVMVSALLASFPLVAQKTAYEKSGKTETATYQEVIAWYKSLAAEHSQVKLMEMGETDSGKPLHLVLFSTEGEFNVSELKEKGYITMLVNNGIHPGEPDGIDASMMLIRDLLKDKRKQKELDKVLLGIIPLYNIGGALNRMEHTRVNQNGPVAKGFRGNARNLDLNRDFIKADSKNARTFAKIFQYLDPELFLDNHVSNGADYQHVMTLLTTQHNKLGGNLGSYLQSQLEPSLYAYMEKAGFPMVPYVNVWGTTPEKGWNQFYDSPRYSSGYATLFQSIGFTAETHMLKPYHSRVEATYALMESMLQAAAKDRELILSHREKDREMVRKQEEFPLNWEHDTTAYRQITLKGYEWEMQESEVSGLQRLYYDRQKPFTAKVPFYDTYRPKDVVEKPQAYIIPPGWYEVAELLKINEVEMTQLDQDSTIEVELYHIAHYKTMQRPYENHYSHYDTQVEKTVKRLSIPAGSWIVPTGTDTDRYVVEVLEPAGRDSFFNWNYFDAILQQKEGFSAYVFEDLAARYLAEDPGLRKALQQKQQEDEAFAQNPYAQLQFIFERTPYFEKAYLRYPIYRVN from the coding sequence ATGCTGAAAAAGAACCTTATTGTCATGGTGAGTGCTCTCCTCGCCTCCTTTCCCCTTGTAGCACAGAAAACTGCCTACGAAAAAAGCGGTAAAACAGAAACCGCGACCTATCAAGAGGTTATTGCCTGGTATAAATCACTGGCCGCAGAGCATTCCCAGGTAAAATTAATGGAAATGGGAGAAACCGATAGTGGAAAACCGCTTCATCTGGTTCTTTTTTCGACTGAAGGAGAGTTTAATGTGTCTGAACTGAAAGAGAAAGGCTACATTACTATGCTTGTCAATAATGGCATACACCCTGGTGAGCCAGATGGCATTGATGCCAGCATGATGTTAATAAGAGACCTGCTCAAAGATAAGCGAAAGCAAAAGGAACTGGATAAAGTGCTGTTGGGGATTATTCCCCTATATAATATCGGAGGCGCGCTCAATCGTATGGAGCATACCCGGGTTAACCAAAATGGCCCCGTAGCCAAAGGTTTTAGAGGGAATGCCCGTAACCTGGATCTGAACCGGGATTTTATAAAGGCAGATAGTAAAAATGCCCGCACCTTCGCCAAAATTTTTCAATACCTTGACCCTGAGCTTTTCCTGGATAATCATGTCAGTAATGGAGCAGATTACCAGCATGTGATGACATTGCTCACCACCCAGCACAATAAGCTCGGCGGTAACCTCGGCAGCTACCTGCAATCTCAATTGGAGCCCTCCCTTTATGCCTATATGGAAAAAGCCGGCTTCCCAATGGTGCCCTATGTAAATGTATGGGGGACTACACCCGAGAAAGGCTGGAACCAGTTCTATGATTCGCCCCGCTATAGCAGTGGATACGCTACCCTGTTTCAATCCATTGGCTTTACCGCCGAGACTCACATGCTCAAGCCCTACCACAGTCGCGTGGAGGCTACCTATGCACTCATGGAAAGCATGCTTCAGGCCGCGGCAAAAGATCGTGAACTTATACTTTCTCATAGAGAAAAAGACAGAGAAATGGTCAGGAAACAAGAAGAGTTTCCCCTCAACTGGGAGCACGATACCACCGCCTACCGCCAAATCACCCTTAAAGGATATGAGTGGGAAATGCAGGAGAGTGAAGTGTCTGGTCTTCAGCGGTTATATTACGACCGGCAAAAGCCATTTACAGCCAAAGTACCTTTCTATGACACCTACCGGCCTAAAGATGTAGTGGAAAAACCTCAAGCCTATATCATACCTCCGGGCTGGTATGAGGTCGCCGAGCTGCTTAAAATAAATGAGGTAGAGATGACACAGCTAGACCAGGACTCTACTATAGAGGTAGAGCTATACCATATAGCCCACTATAAGACCATGCAGAGGCCTTATGAAAATCACTACTCTCACTACGATACACAAGTAGAAAAGACTGTTAAAAGACTATCCATCCCCGCTGGTAGCTGGATTGTACCTACCGGCACAGACACCGACCGCTATGTGGTGGAAGTACTTGAACCTGCAGGACGCGATTCTTTCTTTAACTGGAACTATTTCGATGCCATTCTTCAGCAAAAAGAAGGCTTTAGTGCCTATGTTTTCGAAGACCTCGCAGCCCGTTACCTCGCTGAAGACCCCGGGTTGAGAAAAGCGCTGCAGCAAAAACAACAGGAAGATGAAGCCTTTGCCCAAAACCCTTATGCCCAGCTTCAGTTCATTTTTGAGCGCACCCCTTACTTTGAAAAGGCCTATTTGCGCTACCCCATTTACAGGGTTAATTAG
- a CDS encoding TonB-dependent receptor, whose translation MSIVSKWVVVLLTICIYMVPEVYGQTILIRDSETGKPVEGVVIRIIASARAEISDAYGQAAIPEGYTEDKSLLVTHTAYSTEVLTGKLPDVIFLETKTYGLQEVEVYGFGDRRALLGTEGPVVGLTSQDIERFQTQTLLPAVNYVPGVRLEERAAGSYRVAIRGTLLRSPFGVRNVKVYLNGLPFTEANGNTPLNLIDPALMGSVEILKGPSGSRFGAGLGGVIRLEGIHEDGPFLSVIAQTGSYGMQKFSLQGRVTDSLHSHSVAFARQQSDGYRDHNALERESVFYQGRFSTGEKESLYVDLLYSDLFYEIPGGLTRAQNDEDRRQGRPGSEEQNASIGLEAAWGGVRHEKVWESGVETHVGIYGYGSFFNHPFITDYKREHQVAGGGRGTARKTWGGFTLSGGGEYQKEIISARNLGNVNGQPDTLRFDDEIANKSWLAFLSAGYTWPRLEVSAGVSVNNLSYSLYRILDAAGDTSYTVNRDFADVWSPRVAVSYRLTDRLYSHASVSYGFSPPTLDEFRTNEGSIDRSLEAEKGINTEVGVRGYIAEGLSVDVSGFYLRQKETIVTRTASSGVVLFDNAGSTDQYGVEGLIQYIKRFKALYWIKGWMIQASYTGYNFRFEDYVKNETDFSGNRLPGAAPHRLTFLTDLTIQKGFYLNGGYTNTAPIPLDDGNTVYSDRVHMVRVKAGWKGIVGNRLRLDVFGGSDNALNRTFSLGNDLNAFGGRYFQPAPDRTFYAGLTLSYFRTSQER comes from the coding sequence ATGTCTATAGTCTCAAAGTGGGTGGTTGTCCTATTGACCATCTGTATTTACATGGTCCCTGAAGTATATGGACAGACAATTCTCATAAGGGATTCCGAAACGGGTAAGCCTGTAGAAGGGGTGGTAATACGTATAATAGCCAGTGCCCGTGCTGAAATTAGTGATGCCTATGGTCAGGCGGCTATACCGGAAGGGTATACTGAGGATAAAAGTCTACTTGTGACCCATACTGCCTATTCTACGGAGGTCCTCACAGGAAAGCTACCCGATGTGATATTTCTGGAAACTAAAACTTACGGCCTACAGGAGGTAGAGGTTTACGGATTCGGGGATAGAAGAGCGCTTCTGGGTACGGAGGGGCCAGTTGTGGGGCTAACCTCACAGGACATAGAGCGGTTTCAAACGCAGACTTTATTACCGGCGGTCAATTATGTGCCGGGGGTGCGGCTGGAGGAGCGGGCTGCAGGAAGTTACCGTGTAGCCATACGGGGCACGCTGCTCAGGTCTCCCTTCGGTGTTCGAAATGTGAAGGTGTATCTGAATGGACTGCCTTTTACAGAGGCTAATGGCAATACGCCTCTAAACCTGATAGACCCGGCGCTGATGGGGTCTGTGGAGATTCTGAAGGGCCCTTCGGGTAGTCGCTTCGGCGCTGGCCTGGGTGGTGTGATCAGGCTGGAGGGTATACATGAAGATGGTCCGTTCCTGTCGGTGATAGCGCAGACTGGATCCTACGGGATGCAAAAGTTCAGTCTGCAGGGGAGGGTAACGGATAGCCTTCACAGCCATTCGGTAGCTTTTGCCAGGCAGCAGAGTGACGGGTACCGTGACCATAATGCGCTGGAAAGGGAGTCTGTCTTTTACCAGGGAAGGTTCTCTACTGGTGAGAAGGAATCGCTCTATGTAGACCTGCTTTACAGTGACCTGTTTTATGAAATACCAGGAGGACTGACCCGGGCACAAAATGATGAAGACCGCAGGCAGGGGCGGCCGGGTAGCGAGGAGCAAAATGCCTCGATAGGCCTTGAGGCTGCATGGGGTGGCGTACGCCACGAAAAGGTCTGGGAAAGTGGTGTAGAGACCCATGTGGGAATCTACGGATACGGTAGTTTTTTTAACCACCCTTTTATAACAGACTACAAACGTGAACACCAGGTGGCCGGTGGGGGCCGAGGCACTGCCCGTAAAACCTGGGGGGGCTTTACTCTGTCCGGAGGAGGTGAGTATCAAAAGGAGATCATCTCTGCCCGGAACCTGGGAAATGTGAATGGTCAGCCGGATACACTTCGGTTTGATGACGAAATTGCTAATAAAAGCTGGTTGGCGTTTTTAAGTGCCGGTTATACATGGCCAAGACTGGAGGTGTCGGCGGGAGTAAGTGTGAATAACCTTAGCTACAGCCTCTACCGGATATTAGACGCGGCGGGAGATACGAGCTATACAGTGAACCGCGATTTTGCTGATGTCTGGTCTCCCAGGGTGGCCGTAAGTTACCGGCTGACAGACAGGCTGTACAGCCATGCAAGTGTGAGTTATGGGTTTTCCCCTCCTACCCTGGATGAATTCCGCACTAATGAAGGGTCGATAGACCGTAGCCTGGAGGCGGAGAAAGGTATCAACACCGAAGTAGGCGTGAGGGGCTACATAGCAGAAGGGCTCAGCGTAGATGTCTCAGGCTTCTATCTGAGGCAAAAGGAAACTATAGTCACGCGCACTGCCTCCTCCGGGGTGGTGCTTTTCGATAATGCGGGCAGTACAGACCAGTATGGGGTAGAAGGACTCATCCAATACATTAAACGATTCAAGGCTTTGTATTGGATAAAGGGGTGGATGATACAGGCAAGCTATACGGGGTATAACTTTCGATTTGAAGATTACGTAAAAAATGAAACGGATTTTAGCGGCAACCGCCTGCCGGGCGCAGCCCCTCACCGGCTTACTTTTTTGACGGACCTTACTATTCAGAAAGGCTTTTATCTGAACGGGGGCTATACGAATACGGCTCCTATTCCGCTGGACGATGGGAATACGGTATATAGTGACCGGGTGCATATGGTGAGAGTGAAAGCCGGATGGAAAGGTATAGTGGGTAACAGGCTTCGGCTGGATGTATTTGGCGGGTCGGATAATGCACTGAATAGAACCTTTAGCCTGGGTAATGACCTGAATGCATTTGGGGGCCGGTACTTTCAGCCAGCCCCTGACCGGACTTTTTATGCAGGGTTGACGCTTTCTTATTTTAGAACATCACAGGAACGATAG
- a CDS encoding nitroreductase: MNFNTEEVNKLIRNRRSIYPKMYSGEKVDRKIIEQMLENANWAPTHGKTEPWRFVVFSGEGIRTFTDLQAATYKVSAEKQGKFEEKKYEKLKTKPLLASHIIAIIMKRDAKGKIPAIEEVEATACAVQNMYLTATAYGVGCYWSSGGMTYLPEAKEHFSLEEEDQLLGFLYVGMPGEKWPDGKRGPLEEKVQWVED, from the coding sequence ATGAATTTTAATACTGAAGAGGTAAACAAGCTTATCAGAAACAGACGCTCTATCTACCCGAAAATGTACAGCGGGGAAAAGGTGGACCGCAAAATAATCGAGCAGATGCTGGAAAATGCGAATTGGGCCCCTACTCATGGGAAGACGGAGCCCTGGCGCTTTGTGGTGTTTTCAGGAGAGGGGATCAGGACATTTACCGACCTGCAGGCGGCTACTTATAAAGTAAGTGCTGAAAAGCAAGGAAAATTCGAAGAGAAGAAATACGAAAAGTTGAAGACAAAGCCTTTACTGGCGTCGCACATCATTGCTATCATAATGAAACGTGATGCTAAAGGTAAGATACCGGCAATAGAAGAGGTAGAGGCAACGGCGTGCGCGGTTCAGAATATGTACCTGACGGCCACGGCATACGGTGTAGGATGCTACTGGAGCTCGGGAGGGATGACATACCTGCCGGAAGCAAAGGAGCACTTTTCACTTGAAGAAGAGGACCAACTCCTTGGATTCTTATACGTAGGCATGCCGGGTGAAAAGTGGCCGGATGGCAAACGCGGGCCGCTGGAGGAGAAGGTGCAGTGGGTGGAAGACTAA
- a CDS encoding methyltransferase domain-containing protein, which translates to MSNRFSQRSYEREIMDDLDSGGQEMAVTLRELEVINRNLGGNAVSISGLNKLVKGKAPGRLLHIADIGCGGGDMLVKMARWGRSKGIKLQLTGVDANPHIISMAEENTSEYPEIDYRVIDIFSEEYRQSRFDIVNCSLFTHHFTNEELTQMFRTMYEQSALGFIINDLHRHWFAYHSIKILTRLFSNSPMVQNDAPLSVLRAFSRSDLETLMNASGIHSYDLGWYWAFRWQLIARH; encoded by the coding sequence ATGAGCAACCGGTTTAGCCAGCGCTCCTACGAAAGGGAAATAATGGATGACCTCGACAGTGGTGGCCAGGAGATGGCCGTTACTCTCCGCGAACTCGAGGTCATCAACCGTAACCTCGGAGGAAATGCCGTTTCTATTTCCGGATTGAACAAACTAGTCAAGGGAAAAGCCCCTGGTCGGTTGCTTCATATTGCAGACATTGGATGTGGAGGAGGTGATATGCTGGTGAAAATGGCCAGGTGGGGGCGTAGCAAAGGTATTAAGCTCCAACTGACCGGCGTGGACGCTAACCCACACATCATAAGTATGGCAGAAGAAAACACCTCAGAATATCCGGAGATTGACTACCGGGTTATTGACATCTTCTCCGAGGAATACCGGCAAAGCCGGTTCGACATAGTCAACTGTAGCCTCTTCACACATCACTTCACCAATGAAGAGCTTACGCAGATGTTTCGTACCATGTACGAGCAGTCTGCCCTGGGGTTTATCATCAATGACCTTCACCGCCATTGGTTTGCCTATCACAGCATCAAAATACTTACGAGGCTGTTTTCCAACTCCCCCATGGTACAAAATGATGCCCCCCTGAGCGTGCTCAGGGCCTTTAGCCGCTCAGACCTCGAAACTTTAATGAACGCCAGCGGCATTCATTCCTATGATCTCGGGTGGTACTGGGCCTTCCGTTGGCAGCTCATCGCCAGGCATTAG
- a CDS encoding type III polyketide synthase → MDVHISSIGTAVPDHKFKQQEILDFMVEAHDLQGRDATRLKALYRASGINYRHSVIPDYGSNDRSSFAFYPSSSDLEPFPPTSLRMAWYKKHALPLSIKAINDCLTPSMGVKASDISHLITISCTGFYAPGLDIELVEKLGMNSSVERTSVQFMGCYAAFNGLKLARQICRAEPQAKVLVVCTELCTLHFQKKNHPDNFLANALFADGSAAALIQAEEEKGLRMEAFYSDLYSQGKQDMAWNVGDHGFHMRLSEYVPELIREGIGKLTRRLLERASVEMSDVDALAVHPGGKSILHAVEKALRIGREKNTYAHQVLAEYGNMSSATVLFVLKKLMEDRRTNPSTILSFAFGPGLTLESGLFTALPSGESKFTLQTSLADEQPV, encoded by the coding sequence ATGGATGTACACATTTCTTCCATCGGTACGGCCGTACCGGACCATAAATTTAAACAACAGGAAATACTGGACTTCATGGTGGAGGCACACGATCTGCAAGGGAGAGATGCCACCAGGCTAAAAGCCTTGTACCGGGCCAGTGGCATTAACTATCGGCATTCCGTTATACCAGACTACGGCAGTAACGACCGGTCTTCCTTTGCATTTTACCCCAGCTCATCAGACCTGGAGCCATTTCCTCCCACCAGTTTGCGAATGGCATGGTACAAAAAACATGCGCTTCCCTTGAGCATCAAAGCAATAAATGATTGCCTTACCCCCTCCATGGGAGTAAAGGCCTCTGACATAAGCCACCTTATCACCATTAGTTGTACGGGTTTCTACGCACCCGGCCTCGACATTGAGCTTGTGGAAAAGCTCGGTATGAATTCCAGTGTAGAAAGAACAAGTGTACAATTTATGGGGTGCTATGCCGCGTTTAATGGCCTTAAGTTAGCTCGCCAGATTTGCCGTGCAGAGCCTCAGGCTAAAGTGTTGGTGGTATGTACCGAACTATGCACCCTTCATTTTCAAAAAAAGAACCACCCGGACAATTTTCTGGCTAATGCCCTTTTTGCCGATGGGTCGGCTGCTGCCCTCATTCAGGCAGAAGAGGAAAAAGGCCTTCGCATGGAAGCCTTCTATTCAGACCTCTACAGTCAGGGAAAGCAGGATATGGCATGGAATGTAGGAGATCACGGCTTTCACATGCGCCTCAGCGAGTACGTCCCTGAGCTTATCCGTGAAGGTATTGGCAAGCTCACCCGCAGACTGCTCGAGCGGGCAAGCGTAGAAATGAGTGATGTGGATGCACTCGCCGTTCATCCCGGGGGAAAGTCCATATTACACGCAGTGGAAAAAGCCCTGCGTATCGGTCGCGAAAAGAATACCTACGCTCATCAGGTCCTCGCTGAGTACGGTAATATGTCCAGCGCTACTGTACTGTTTGTCCTCAAAAAACTGATGGAAGATAGACGTACCAATCCATCTACTATACTAAGCTTTGCTTTCGGCCCCGGGTTAACGCTTGAAAGCGGTCTGTTTACCGCCCTGCCCTCAGGAGAAAGTAAATTTACCCTTCAAACATCCCTGGCAGATGAGCAACCGGTTTAG
- a CDS encoding UbiA family prenyltransferase, translating into MISRSTWLHLRLPFSFFLLPVFLLALSLVFRYDPYRIGLVFFILHFLLYPASNGYNSYFDKDEDSIGGLEKPPKVKKELYWVSILLDVAALLLGLLLGKLFVLMAFIYGLVSKAYSHPAVRLKKMPVTGWLAAGIFQGAFTVLMVYAGLTGEGVSALSTPEIYVPALLSSILLLGSYPMTQIYQHDEDGRRGDETISRKLGVPGTFHFTAVFFAFADAGFVWYFINYRDPMFAWLFQFAMLPVLMYFLGWYMAVRNDPGAVTYRRTMRLNLLSAFCLNVFFLVLTIY; encoded by the coding sequence ATGATCTCTCGCTCTACCTGGCTACATCTTCGGTTACCCTTTTCTTTTTTTCTGTTGCCAGTCTTTTTACTGGCCCTGAGCCTGGTATTTCGTTATGATCCCTACAGGATTGGCCTAGTTTTCTTTATCCTGCACTTTTTACTATACCCTGCGAGTAATGGGTATAACAGCTATTTTGATAAAGACGAGGACAGTATCGGCGGCCTGGAAAAGCCTCCTAAGGTAAAAAAGGAGCTCTATTGGGTGTCTATCCTGCTTGATGTGGCGGCCTTACTATTGGGCCTTCTTCTCGGGAAGCTTTTTGTGCTTATGGCTTTTATTTACGGGCTTGTGAGTAAAGCTTATAGCCACCCGGCGGTAAGGCTTAAAAAGATGCCTGTGACCGGCTGGCTTGCGGCAGGTATTTTTCAGGGGGCATTTACTGTCTTAATGGTGTATGCGGGCCTTACGGGAGAGGGTGTATCTGCTTTGTCCACCCCGGAGATATACGTACCTGCACTGCTTTCGAGCATATTGTTGCTGGGTAGTTATCCGATGACGCAAATTTACCAACATGATGAGGACGGCCGCAGGGGGGATGAAACCATCAGTCGAAAACTAGGGGTGCCAGGCACCTTCCATTTTACGGCTGTTTTTTTTGCCTTTGCCGATGCGGGTTTCGTATGGTACTTTATTAATTATCGTGACCCGATGTTTGCCTGGCTGTTTCAGTTTGCCATGCTGCCTGTACTCATGTATTTTCTGGGCTGGTACATGGCGGTACGTAACGACCCAGGTGCAGTTACTTACAGACGCACCATGCGATTAAATCTATTGTCGGCATTTTGCCTGAATGTTTTTTTTCTTGTACTGACAATTTATTGA